DNA sequence from the Poecile atricapillus isolate bPoeAtr1 chromosome 4, bPoeAtr1.hap1, whole genome shotgun sequence genome:
GGTTATTCTTAATAAACAGTTTTGTCAACTTCCCATCTGGCAGTGTCCAGGTTCCTCATTTTCTGGGCAAGGAGCTTAACAGAAGAGCTCTGTCTTAAACACACCTACACATGTAAAGGTAAAATGGTTTAGGGTTCACCTTGCCCTTTGCAGACCTCCAGTCCAGTTTCCCTTAAGACAGTCCTGCCACAACAGATGTTCAAGGGAAAAGCATatcccttcttcttccttcttttagCAGATGTTGAAAAATTAACCAGCACTTCTGAAATCTGTATGGAAAAAATGCTGGAGAAGTGGCTCtgcctctcgctctctgcctATGCTTTTCCATGCAGTGGCTGCTGATGTTAACTGGTACTAGAAAAGGGCATGACcctaaaaagcatttttaactTTCTGCACTTCCCTGTACCATTTCTTTTCCCAATCTTAGGCAGTACTGCTAGAATCCTCTCTCAGTGTCTACGTGCCAAGGGCATTTTAATCTATGTACTGATGTGTTCAGGACATGCTGTACTGTGGATTTTTCAGTGAGAGGAAGACTAAAGAAAGACGTGTCATATTCTCCTCTTGCATTTATTGAGTCAGAATTGTCCTGCAAGCTGTCACATTTCAGTAGGACACggccccagtgctgctcctcgTTCTCTCAGGGAGAGAGTGAGAAGCTGTGGAAATGAGTGCAGGGGAGAGATCCCtcaaggaaagcagcaggaggatTAAGGACAAACCCAGAGGCTGGGGCAAAGGAGAGTCTGTGTGGCCTCTTCAGGGGACTCAATCACTAATCCCCTGCTTTGACTTTCCATTGCAGCACTCTGTGCTTTAAATAAGGTGTcggtggggtttttttccctcaaggCTGGCAGACTCAGGCCTTGGAGCTGGTGACTGAAGGCACCAAAGGGCAGCCGTGCCGTGCCACGCCTGGGgacacaccctggggacagctggctGGCCGGGCTGGGGCACTTGGTTGTCACGTCTCATCCTGCATTTTTAGCAGCACCAGGGAGAGATCAGAAGTCCCTTTGCTTCCAGCCCCTGATGGCATTTGGTGACACTCCGAGGGGGAGCGTGTTGTGGGGATGTCAGGGATGCTCACACATGGTTACCGTGGGACTTGCTGGGGGTGGGCAAAAACTCAGCAGCGGAGCACAAATGAGCACGAGCGGTTTTACATGTTGGTGTTGAGTTCACATCCATCTTTTCTGGGAGAGCTGGCCTGTTGCTGATGTGCAACCCCTTCTGCTTTCGCCTAGGCGGAGTGAAACTCCAGGCCGACCTCACTCCTGGCATTCAACCAAACTCGCCGAGAACCAACCCGATCCCAGCATGATGCAAATATCTCAGGGTACGCTTGGCACCCCTTGGCATCAGTCCTACCACTCCAGGTAAGCTCCACACAGCtgtggagggaagggagggggcaAAGGTGTAGCAGGAAAATGGTACCAGTGGCCTCCATACAGCTGGACAGGTTTACAAACAGCCAGGGTTCAGATTAGAGTTAGGAAGGCTTCAGTTCCTATTTGGTTTCCTAGATAAAGtggctttatttttctcctgtgagTGCTCTGTGAGGTGATTAGTAGCTAGGAAattaattgctttaaaaatcccCCTTCCTACAAAGATGGGAGCCCACTGCCAGGACGTTGATAGAGCTTTCTGTGGATGCCCTCATACAGAAACACAGCATGGTTGTTTccccagaaaaggaaaagaaatccaaagTCTAAATTGGCctgttgaaagaaaagaaagaaaaggctgtaGGTAGCAGAGTCTGTCAGTGTAacagagcagccagcagcacatcAGTGACAGTGCTCCCAGGGTGAGGAGTTCAGGGAGGGATTTCCTGGTTTGGCAATGGCTTTCTGCAGGAGTCAGCTCTATCATAGCTGAACGTGCAGGGCAGCTTGAGGAAGGACAAGTTTAAATTCTGCTCTTGAAAGCTTTTCCCCGGAGAGGCAGAAGGGTTTGAAACTCTCCATTATAGCCTCTGGGATTGAAACATcactttcttctgctggcaAGACTGATCCTTGgcagaggagaagaaagagaaaaaagagcatTAAAGAAAGTGAGGAGGTGGTTGGAGAAAATCAAGTGTGTTGGTCTGTGGCCTCAGCACAGCTCATGCTGGAGTGTGCTCAGTTCCCACCAAGGGGCTTTGCTTCCCAGGCAGTTCCTGGCAGAGCCTTTGGCAGCATGGCTCTGTCTCCCGGGTGCTTGAGGAGGAGCACGGGGAACATCTAGTGGCCAGCTGGctagggctgtgctgggcattGCCAGGGAGATGGTTATTTGAATCCAAAGTAGAGTGGTGCATTTAAATGAGTAAACTAGCTTCATCCTGAGGTTTGCCACAGCTCTTCTTGCCTGTGTTCCTCTGCATCTCTCTGCACAGTTCCTGTGAGCAGGTTTCCTTCTGCCTTTCCTTATCCTTAGCAGCCTTCTCCCCTGGGTCTGTCCCTTGTTTGGGATGTGATCTGGAGCCAGCTTCCAGCTCTGTGCTTTGCCCTGCCACAGCccatcccttcctgctgcttccccGTGGCCCTGCCAGGACAGCTCATGTAGTGAGCAGGGAACTAGAGAAAGTGATACCTGAGGAAGGGAAgctgggaagagagggaaggaaagtgAAGCCCTCAGGCTACACTTTCCAGTCCTCAGTGTATTTGCTTCAATCTGGAAGGGGAAATAAGCCTTCCATATTCAGAGCCAAACTCCGCAGAAGTTTGTAATATCCCCTTGTGAGATGTAAAAAAGGGACTGTGACTGACACAAAGAGGTCCCTTCCCATGGATAGAAAGATCTCTgaatatctttctttttttgatcACTTTTCTGGTGGCCATGAGTCCTCTTTGGACACCTCAGAGAAAGTGCCAAGGTGTACCTGCACCTGCTAAACTACAAGAAGAGGTGGCAGTGCAGACTTCCTGGGAATTCTCAGACTGTTTCTATGGTTGGACCCCACTTTCCTCCAAGCACAGGCACATACATCTCTCCTCTTCTTGTCAGCTTAGTTTTCTTGCAGCAAACAAACTATCCTTGGGACAGCTGAATTTCCAGGAAGCCTGCCAGGGCATAGCCTTCCTCtccataaaaagaaatgtaatggGAAAAAGAGATTAGATTCCCCCCCAGAACGCCCCTCgtgctcctctcctcctcctcctcctcctcctccatggcATCGGTGCTCATTCAGCTTTCCAAGGGCTTTGGATAGGTTTGCGGGTTGGGGTTGATCCTCCCTGGCTCCAGAGATGCACCATCTTTCTGTCTGTATTTCCCTCCCACCCATCTGTGGTAAATAAGAGCCATGTGTTGCAATGTCAAGCAGTTCCTCTTTGTGAACTGGGATGACTCCAAACGGGGGATGGAGCAAGGCCCAAATATGGGTTTTCATCTCAAAACTAAACATCTCGCTTCTGAGCTCACTTATAAGTTGTTGTGCCTCTCCTCTGCCGGTTTTCACTCTTCTCTCGctgtcccccagctcctccaccaGCGATCTCTCCGCATACGAGCATGGCTATCTGAGGAGGAGCCCCGATCAGTACAGCTCCCGGGGCAGCATGGAGAGCTTGGACCACTCCTCCCCTGCCTACCACCCTTGCCACCTGTCCCCGGCCAAATCCACCAACAGCATCGACCAGCTCTCCCACCTCCACAGCAAGAGAGACTCGGCCTACAGCTCCTTCTCCACCAACTCCAGCATCCCCGAGTACCCCGCGGCTCCGTCGGGCAAGGAGCGCTCGTGCTCCCCGGACGGCGCTCAGTGCCGCGGGGGGCTGCCGGAGGCCATCAGGCAGGCGGACATCCGCTACGTCCGCACGGTGTACGACGCCCAGCAGCGCGTCTCCCAGGAGTACGAGGTGAAGCCCTCGGCCCTGCTTCCCGACGCCCGCGCCTCCCTGGACCGCCACGGCAGGCTCCACGCCTTGGGCCGGCACGGCGCGGCCTCCTCCTGGGCGCAGCCGGCGCAGGGCCCCTCGGACAGCAAGAGCCAGCCCCCCAAGGGGCCGCCGCTGCCTCCCACGCGCAGCGACAGCTACGCGGCCATCAGGCACCACGAGAGGCCCGGCTCAGGCGCCGGCCTTGAGCCCAGCAAGCCCGGCCGGACCCAGCCGAAGGGGGCCTGGGCGCCGCTCGTCAGCTCCCTGTCGCAGGGGCCGCTGCTGAAACCGCCCTTCGGAGATGGACACCTGCACACCGTGGTGGAGAAGAGCCCGGAGAGCAGCCCCACCACGAAGCCCAAGCAGAGCTAttcccaggcagcccagccagggcagcccctgctgcccacTGGTGTCTACGCCGTCCCCTCCCCAGAGCCGCACTACGCCCAGGTGCCCCGGccttctgccagcagcaccGGGACGCTTTACCCAGCTCTGGCCAAAGAAAGTGGGTACTCCCCAGCCCTCCCGGGCTCCTACGACAAGGCTgtagccagcagcagcaccctgggCTCGGATGAGAATGGAAACCAAAGCACTACAAACAGGTCGACCGTCTTCTACCAGCCCCCTGCCACTGAGAGGAAGCACGAAGCCAAACTCATCCAGCAGAAacctcccagcacaggaggcCCGGAGCTCTGCCTGGCCGTGTCTCGGAAGGAGGAGCTGTTACCCCTTTACAAGGCAGCACACGGCCACCGGGAGACCACGGGTACCACACAGGCCTCCAAGCCCATTTTCCAGGGTCCACAACCCCAGCTGAGGGATGCTAGTGAGAGGAAAACCCATTACCAGCCCAAAGAGGACTGGACACATGGATCCCAGGAGGACAAAAACGGCAACACACAGGTAAATGAAAGAGACGCTGGTGCTCCCCACTCATGGGGTCACAGCAAGGCCAAGCAGTATGGCTTCTCTTCCTTGCAGAACATCCCAGAGAGCTCCAGGAGgcaaagcagctctgagctAAGGGAGACGCAGCCAGGTGAGGCTTATTCCAGCACCCAGCTGTCCTTCCcgaacagcagcagcagagaggagaaggatcacAGGGAACAGGGGCACAGGCAGTGGAGCGATGTGGACCCACAGGCCTTCAcgaggcaggaggaggagggcacaAGCATGGCTCTGTTCCACGCTGCAGAGCCAAAGGGCAAAGAGCCCCCTTCTCCTCAGCTCCCAAAGACCTTGGATTTCGGGAGGAGCCGGCTCAGCTCTAGCAGCACCCAAAGCTTTCCCTACAGCAAGCCAGAGGCTGGCAAGCCCCGCTGCTCAGTGCTGGAGAAGGTCAACAAGTTTGAGCAGCGGGAACAGAGCGCTCCCCGGCCCCAGAGCGCTGGGGTTCCCACCTTCGGCCAGCACTATGGGCCGAGCAGGACGAGCCAGCCTGCCGGCACGAGGTGCTCCGTGCACAGCCCGGAGGACCTCAGGAGCAAGCTGCTCGgtgagccaggcaggggctccAGCCCGTCCGTCAGGAACGGGAAGCTGGAAGAGGCTGACTGGCGCCCCGTAGAGCTGCAGATGGTGGCTTCGGTGAAGCAGCCAAGAGCCAGTGAGTACTACAGCCCGTGTCCTGAAAATGAGGTGCAAATCAGGGCAGCTCAGCTTCCGCGGAGTAGAAGCACATTCCAGCTGGGAGGCGAGCCTGAGAAGGAGATCCTCTGGAAGGAAAACGTCCAGGACGCGCACGGCTCGCAGCTGGACGCCTCGTTTAGCAGGGCCTACAGGAACAGCATTAAAGATGCCCAGTCCAGGGTGCTGAGGGCCACCTCCTTCCGGCGGATCAGCCCCCCGTTCGGGAACACGCCCAAGAGGGTGCCCCAGAGGCCCGCCTCGGCCCACGTGGGCATGAGGAGCACGGCAGCGTCCCCACACACCCCCAAGGAGAGGCACAGCATCACACCCACGGAAGGAGGCTTCTCCAGCCTGGACTACGCCAGGACGCAGCACGTGCTGCGCGTCGGGGGCCGGAAGCGGCTGACGGCGGAGCAGAAGAAGCGCTCCTACTCGGAGCCTGAGAAGATGAACGAGGTGGGCATGTCGGACGGGGAGCCGTCGCCTTTCTCCTTCCAGAAGAAAAGCATCCATTTCATCTTCCCAGAGAACACGGTGGCCGACCGGCGCAAGATCTTCGAGAGGGACGGCAAAGCTTCCTCCACAGCCAGCCTGTCCAAGCCGGAGCTcaagcagctccagcagaacGCGCTGGCTGACTACATCGAGCGCAAAACGGGCCGACGGCCGTCCTCGCAGGACATCGGGCTGCTCCGGGAGCGCTCCCACAGCTCCTACCTGCAGCTGGGTGCTCCCGACAGCCAGAGCCTTTCCTCCGCCTCCAGCATGAATTCCCTCCAGGACCAGAACCTTTACCGCCGCAGAGAGTCCATAGAGCGGATATCCAGGACGGGACGGATGTCTTCCACCCTTCCCCCTGGGCTGATGGACTACTTGGACACGAGCGGAGATGAGAAGGTGCCGGGGCGCCAGGACAGCCTGGGCACCAGCCGGCCCAAGCCAGAGAGGTGCCAAGATTACAGAGCCAGGTCGGATCTCACCAAAGGCACGCAGACAGACCTGCTGGCCATGCAGGGCCAGCCTCGCTacaggaggcaggagcaggtctTGGAAGCGCCCTCCACTGccaggaaatctgggaaatcgGTGTCTGTGGAAGACTTGCTCGATAGGTACGACAATCAGCCAGTCCCTGTGCACGTACGCTCCAGGTCATCTCCCACGGCGGATAAGAAACACCAGGTACGTGGGAATGGGATCGTGTGCATCCACAGGCAGGGCTCTCAGAACCAGGGAATGGGAGGGATGTTGGGAAACAGGCTGATGTCCCTAATCCATGGCTAGGACTCCATGGATTAGAGACAGATTCAGCGCGTGCTGAGGCAGTTTGGCGCAGCTTTATTGAAAGGTCACTGGTGGGGTTcggctctgtccctgctgggctgtgtcagGGATGCTGGGATTTCAGTGCATACCTGGTGTGTTCTTGCTGCTCTGGACATCCCATCTGAGGTGTCCCATCCTtacctgccagcagcacccaaGAAGCACTGAGTACTTCTCTGGCGGAGTGTCCCACTGTGATGGTGACTTGCCTCAGTCCATTTTCCTGGTGCAAAGTAGAGAGGATTAGAGGCTGCTTGGAATTGCCTTGGCTCCCACTGTGCCTGACAGTGCTGGGAAGTGCTGGGCAGAGGCACTGCTAAATAATCATTATGTTTagcctccagccctggagggaaACACCACAGAGAGAACTGAACAGAGACCCTGGCCCTTCCATGTCCCCTGCTTAGTTGGGAACGTGGCACTGATATCACAAGTGGGGAATTCAACTGACTCTGATGATGGTAAACAGTAGAACCAGGCTAAATTCTTAAAGAACAACTGCCCAGGCCAGCTCTTCAGCTGGCTGAAATCTGTTCAGACCTATTTAGGAGACCGCAACTGGTCGAGCCACATGGATTTACAACATTGCTGCGTCTGCTGCCTCATCCCTATTCCTATGCCAGGCTCCATTCATCACAGAGAGAGGGAGCATACAACCAAAATGTGTGGACAGGCTCCTAACCTCAAATAGGCTGAGTGTTTGGAGAGGCTTACATACTTAGAGGGCAGCTGAGATTCCAGGACATGTCCTTCTACTCCTGCGCTCACTCCTGGCCTGGAGCAGATTATCCAGGAGCAATAAAGTGGTCCTGAGTCGAGTGACATGAGAGGAGGCTCTGGCAGCATCTCACAAATGGACCAAACTGGGGTTGGGGGAAGAAGCTGCCCTCCCAAACTGATTGTGTGCTT
Encoded proteins:
- the SHROOM3 gene encoding protein Shroom3 isoform X1, whose protein sequence is MKCPEGGFSLAWLCPGSWGSFAGSQRHAVFPRQDLQGTKEEVWDCELPGNGEFNPQQGFACFGGSCRDTHAAQGCTELSPSPLSPDCLTTDFQPSKATWAAGVKLRLKTRRSETPGRPHSWHSTKLAENQPDPSMMQISQGTLGTPWHQSYHSSSSTSDLSAYEHGYLRRSPDQYSSRGSMESLDHSSPAYHPCHLSPAKSTNSIDQLSHLHSKRDSAYSSFSTNSSIPEYPAAPSGKERSCSPDGAQCRGGLPEAIRQADIRYVRTVYDAQQRVSQEYEVKPSALLPDARASLDRHGRLHALGRHGAASSWAQPAQGPSDSKSQPPKGPPLPPTRSDSYAAIRHHERPGSGAGLEPSKPGRTQPKGAWAPLVSSLSQGPLLKPPFGDGHLHTVVEKSPESSPTTKPKQSYSQAAQPGQPLLPTGVYAVPSPEPHYAQVPRPSASSTGTLYPALAKESGYSPALPGSYDKAVASSSTLGSDENGNQSTTNRSTVFYQPPATERKHEAKLIQQKPPSTGGPELCLAVSRKEELLPLYKAAHGHRETTGTTQASKPIFQGPQPQLRDASERKTHYQPKEDWTHGSQEDKNGNTQVNERDAGAPHSWGHSKAKQYGFSSLQNIPESSRRQSSSELRETQPGEAYSSTQLSFPNSSSREEKDHREQGHRQWSDVDPQAFTRQEEEGTSMALFHAAEPKGKEPPSPQLPKTLDFGRSRLSSSSTQSFPYSKPEAGKPRCSVLEKVNKFEQREQSAPRPQSAGVPTFGQHYGPSRTSQPAGTRCSVHSPEDLRSKLLGEPGRGSSPSVRNGKLEEADWRPVELQMVASVKQPRASEYYSPCPENEVQIRAAQLPRSRSTFQLGGEPEKEILWKENVQDAHGSQLDASFSRAYRNSIKDAQSRVLRATSFRRISPPFGNTPKRVPQRPASAHVGMRSTAASPHTPKERHSITPTEGGFSSLDYARTQHVLRVGGRKRLTAEQKKRSYSEPEKMNEVGMSDGEPSPFSFQKKSIHFIFPENTVADRRKIFERDGKASSTASLSKPELKQLQQNALADYIERKTGRRPSSQDIGLLRERSHSSYLQLGAPDSQSLSSASSMNSLQDQNLYRRRESIERISRTGRMSSTLPPGLMDYLDTSGDEKVPGRQDSLGTSRPKPERCQDYRARSDLTKGTQTDLLAMQGQPRYRRQEQVLEAPSTARKSGKSVSVEDLLDRYDNQPVPVHVRSRSSPTADKKHQELLRRESSELGPMLRDPFYVVGAGARSFSKKERSYSEKMAFTNYYPHPLHSPEVVTGPATLVKNHKLSELSRPDSRTSAFFPAPTEARSHYPEQKQGFKPLFLNLTPSGPGHSSPSTPAQAPSDLPSTADSQAPRQHHAKREAVPAEGNGSAQAQPLDALQDRSPEAPTEEMMWRRKAGLPHRSLPPKVAWAKEGSYARAMVSPPAAGPKPSQRWQSLPTQSSTSSDPETPSPQGMTQLRISESGLQLTPPPSLQDEEDDEVFVAPSQPPFSPPPPSRPLPELSSCTSANSTDEFPPPPPPVEGNGAAGDKSPRLPEEAGVSSFKSFPKALAEREITGLGTSTSENNWPTPLKRTGSPSAVDQQHQSPASSEGPQSTDRQSEGNPREPALESASLDSEITGTAPPVKAKTKTPEDIKSEALAKEIVHKDKSLADILDPDSKMKTTMDLMEGIFPGGTSVLKENNMKRKMSQTRASRTAVAGDTREEKEAPVTLVTCPAYYSVSAPKAELLNKIKDLPEEAGEEEELLDINEKKAELIGSLTHKLEILKEAKESLLADIKMNNALGEEVELLISTLCKPNEFDKYKMFIGDLDKVVNLLLSLSGRLARVENVLSSLGDNANSEERSSLNEKRKLLAGQHEDARELKENLDRRERVVLDILGNYLSEEQLQDYQHFVKMKSALLIEQRELDDKIKLGQEQLKCLMESLPTDFTPRDAAAAAALAAALATSSGVGGKTPPAASSSL
- the SHROOM3 gene encoding protein Shroom3 isoform X2, producing MKCPEGGFSLAWLCPGSWGSFAGSQRHAVFPRQDLQGTKEEVWDCELPGNGEFNPQQGFACFGGSCRDTHAAQGCTELSPSPLSPDCLTTDFQPSKATWAAGVKLRLKTRRSETPGRPHSWHSTKLAENQPDPSMMQISQGTLGTPWHQSYHSSSSTSDLSAYEHGYLRRSPDQYSSRGSMESLDHSSPAYHPCHLSPAKSTNSIDQLSHLHSKRDSAYSSFSTNSSIPEYPAAPSGKERSCSPDGAQCRGGLPEAIRQADIRYVRTVYDAQQRVSQEYEVKPSALLPDARASLDRHGRLHALGRHGAASSWAQPAQGPSDSKSQPPKGPPLPPTRSDSYAAIRHHERPGSGAGLEPSKPGRTQPKGAWAPLVSSLSQGPLLKPPFGDGHLHTVVEKSPESSPTTKPKQSYSQAAQPGQPLLPTGVYAVPSPEPHYAQVPRPSASSTGTLYPALAKESGYSPALPGSYDKAVASSSTLGSDENGNQSTTNRSTVFYQPPATERKHEAKLIQQKPPSTGGPELCLAVSRKEELLPLYKAAHGHRETTGTTQASKPIFQGPQPQLRDASERKTHYQPKEDWTHGSQEDKNGNTQVNERDAGAPHSWGHSKAKQYGFSSLQNIPESSRRQSSSELRETQPGEAYSSTQLSFPNSSSREEKDHREQGHRQWSDVDPQAFTRQEEEGTSMALFHAAEPKGKEPPSPQLPKTLDFGRSRLSSSSTQSFPYSKPEAGKPRCSVLEKVNKFEQREQSAPRPQSAGVPTFGQHYGPSRTSQPAGTRCSVHSPEDLRSKLLGEPGRGSSPSVRNGKLEEADWRPVELQMVASVKQPRASEYYSPCPENEVQIRAAQLPRSRSTFQLGGEPEKEILWKENVQDAHGSQLDASFSRAYRNSIKDAQSRVLRATSFRRISPPFGNTPKRVPQRPASAHVGMRSTAASPHTPKERHSITPTEGGFSSLDYARTQHVLRVGGRKRLTAEQKKRSYSEPEKMNEVGMSDGEPSPFSFQKKSIHFIFPENTVADRRKIFERDGKASSTASLSKPELKQLQQNALADYIERKTGRRPSSQDIGLLRERSHSSYLQLGAPDSQSLSSASSMNSLQDQNLYRRRESIERISRTGRMSSTLPPGLMDYLDTSGDEKVPGRQDSLGTSRPKPERCQDYRARSDLTKGTQTDLLAMQGQPRYRRQEQVLEAPSTARKSGKSVSVEDLLDRYDNQPVPVHVRSRSSPTADKKHQELLRRESSELGPMLRDPFYVVGAGARSFSKKERSYSEKMAFTNYYPHPLHSPEVVTGPATLVKNHKLSELSRPDSRTSAFFPAPTEARSHYPEQKQGFKPLFLNLTPSGPGHSSPSTPAQAPSDLPSTADSQAPRQHHAKREAVPAEGNGSAQAQPLDALQDRSPEAPTEEMMWRRKAGLPHRSLPPKVAWAKEGSYARAMVSPPAAGPKPSQRWQSLPTQSSTSSDPETPSPQGMTQLRISESGLQLTPPPSLQDEEDDEVFVAPSQPPFSPPPPSRPLPELSSCTSANSTDEFPPPPPPVEGNGAAGDKSPRLPEEAGVSFKSFPKALAEREITGLGTSTSENNWPTPLKRTGSPSAVDQQHQSPASSEGPQSTDRQSEGNPREPALESASLDSEITGTAPPVKAKTKTPEDIKSEALAKEIVHKDKSLADILDPDSKMKTTMDLMEGIFPGGTSVLKENNMKRKMSQTRASRTAVAGDTREEKEAPVTLVTCPAYYSVSAPKAELLNKIKDLPEEAGEEEELLDINEKKAELIGSLTHKLEILKEAKESLLADIKMNNALGEEVELLISTLCKPNEFDKYKMFIGDLDKVVNLLLSLSGRLARVENVLSSLGDNANSEERSSLNEKRKLLAGQHEDARELKENLDRRERVVLDILGNYLSEEQLQDYQHFVKMKSALLIEQRELDDKIKLGQEQLKCLMESLPTDFTPRDAAAAAALAAALATSSGVGGKTPPAASSSL
- the SHROOM3 gene encoding protein Shroom3 isoform X3 codes for the protein MKCPEGGFSLAWLCPGSWGSFAGSQRHAVFPRQDLQGTKEEVWDCELPGNGEFNPQQGFACFGGSCRDTHAAQGCTELSPSPLSPDCLTTDFQPSKATWAAGVKLRLKTRRSETPGRPHSWHSTKLAENQPDPSMMQISQGTLGTPWHQSYHSSSSTSDLSAYEHGYLRRSPDQYSSRGSMESLDHSSPAYHPCHLSPAKSTNSIDQLSHLHSKRDSAYSSFSTNSSIPEYPAAPSGKERSCSPDGAQCRGGLPEAIRQADIRYVRTVYDAQQRVSQEYEVKPSALLPDARASLDRHGRLHALGRHGAASSWAQPAQGPSDSKSQPPKGPPLPPTRSDSYAAIRHHERPGSGAGLEPSKPGRTQPKGAWAPLVSSLSQGPLLKPPFGDGHLHTVVEKSPESSPTTKPKQSYSQAAQPGQPLLPTGVYAVPSPEPHYAQVPRPSASSTGTLYPALAKESGYSPALPGSYDKAVASSSTLGSDENGNQSTTNRSTVFYQPPATERKHEAKLIQQKPPSTGGPELCLAVSRKEELLPLYKAAHGHRETTGTTQASKPIFQGPQPQLRDASERKTHYQPKEDWTHGSQEDKNGNTQNIPESSRRQSSSELRETQPGEAYSSTQLSFPNSSSREEKDHREQGHRQWSDVDPQAFTRQEEEGTSMALFHAAEPKGKEPPSPQLPKTLDFGRSRLSSSSTQSFPYSKPEAGKPRCSVLEKVNKFEQREQSAPRPQSAGVPTFGQHYGPSRTSQPAGTRCSVHSPEDLRSKLLGEPGRGSSPSVRNGKLEEADWRPVELQMVASVKQPRASEYYSPCPENEVQIRAAQLPRSRSTFQLGGEPEKEILWKENVQDAHGSQLDASFSRAYRNSIKDAQSRVLRATSFRRISPPFGNTPKRVPQRPASAHVGMRSTAASPHTPKERHSITPTEGGFSSLDYARTQHVLRVGGRKRLTAEQKKRSYSEPEKMNEVGMSDGEPSPFSFQKKSIHFIFPENTVADRRKIFERDGKASSTASLSKPELKQLQQNALADYIERKTGRRPSSQDIGLLRERSHSSYLQLGAPDSQSLSSASSMNSLQDQNLYRRRESIERISRTGRMSSTLPPGLMDYLDTSGDEKVPGRQDSLGTSRPKPERCQDYRARSDLTKGTQTDLLAMQGQPRYRRQEQVLEAPSTARKSGKSVSVEDLLDRYDNQPVPVHVRSRSSPTADKKHQELLRRESSELGPMLRDPFYVVGAGARSFSKKERSYSEKMAFTNYYPHPLHSPEVVTGPATLVKNHKLSELSRPDSRTSAFFPAPTEARSHYPEQKQGFKPLFLNLTPSGPGHSSPSTPAQAPSDLPSTADSQAPRQHHAKREAVPAEGNGSAQAQPLDALQDRSPEAPTEEMMWRRKAGLPHRSLPPKVAWAKEGSYARAMVSPPAAGPKPSQRWQSLPTQSSTSSDPETPSPQGMTQLRISESGLQLTPPPSLQDEEDDEVFVAPSQPPFSPPPPSRPLPELSSCTSANSTDEFPPPPPPVEGNGAAGDKSPRLPEEAGVSSFKSFPKALAEREITGLGTSTSENNWPTPLKRTGSPSAVDQQHQSPASSEGPQSTDRQSEGNPREPALESASLDSEITGTAPPVKAKTKTPEDIKSEALAKEIVHKDKSLADILDPDSKMKTTMDLMEGIFPGGTSVLKENNMKRKMSQTRASRTAVAGDTREEKEAPVTLVTCPAYYSVSAPKAELLNKIKDLPEEAGEEEELLDINEKKAELIGSLTHKLEILKEAKESLLADIKMNNALGEEVELLISTLCKPNEFDKYKMFIGDLDKVVNLLLSLSGRLARVENVLSSLGDNANSEERSSLNEKRKLLAGQHEDARELKENLDRRERVVLDILGNYLSEEQLQDYQHFVKMKSALLIEQRELDDKIKLGQEQLKCLMESLPTDFTPRDAAAAAALAAALATSSGVGGKTPPAASSSL